The sequence AGAGTATTTAAGAGCAGTCTTACGACAGGAAATAGGATATTTTGACACGGAGATCAGTACTAGTGATATCATGCATGGAATCTCAAGCGATGTTGCACAAATCCAAGAAGTGATGTCGGAGAaggttggaaattatttcttttCAAGTTCACAGTAGTATTATGAATATATATCAAATCCCATTTTGTAATGCAGATGGGACATTTTGTTCACCACATATTTACCTTCATCTGTGGTTATATAGTCGGTTTCTTGAAATCATGGAAGGTTTCCCTGGTTGTTTTTGCTGTAACACCATTAATGATGCTTTGTGGCATCGCGTACAAGGCAATATACGGTGGCCTAACAATTAAAGAACAGGTAAAAAGCTCTCAAGTATTTTTTTTCCCTTGGATCGATCTACTACTGAACTCGTTGCATGCTTTCTATTTTTAAAAAGGCCTCCTACAGAAGAGCTGGTAGCATTGCTGAACAAGCTATAAGTTGTATCAGAACTGTGATTTCTTTCGTAGCAGAGGACACTTTAACCGAAAAATATGCTAATTATCTTCAGAGGGCAATGCCACTAGGGGCAAAGCTTGGTTTTGCCAAGGGTGTAGGAGTGGGTGTTATATACCTGGTTACTTATGCAACGTGGGCATTGGCTTTCTGGTATGGATCAATTTTAGCTTCCAAAGGCCAGCTCTCTGGTGGTGCTGCCATTGCATGTTTTTTCGGTGTCAATGTTGGTGGCAGGTAAAAAACTTTTCCCCGGCCTCTACATTTCTTAAAAATTCAATACTCATTTACATCAATTTTCTGTTTCTTGTACAGGGGTTTCGCTCTGGCATTGTCGTATTTTGCACAATTTTCACAAGGAACTGTAGCAGCTGGCAGGTTGTTTCAAGTGATTGACAATATTCCAGCAATCGATGCTTATAGTCCCGAGGGGAGGACACCAACAAATAATATGCGTGGGAAAATTGAATTTAGAGACGTTTCTTTTGCTTACCCGTCACGCCCAAGTCTCCAGATTCTTCAATCTCTCAATTTGGTGATTCCATCTGCAAAGACATTAGCATTGGTGGGTGCCAGTGGAGGTGGAAAGTCTACAGTTTTCGCTCTTATTGAAAGGTTCTACGATCCAAACCAAGGTAAAATCAATCATACTTCAGCTTCTTCTTCTAAGTGCAATATCCATACAAATCTTGATTTATAGTATCAACTCGCCAGGCTTCATAACATTGGATGGTTATGATTTAAGGACATTGCAAGTGAAATGGCTTAGAAATCAGATAGGTATGGTTGGCCAAGAGCCAGTTCTATTTGcaaccaccatatttgaaaaTGTGATGATGGGGAAGGAGAATGCAACCAAGAAAGAGGTTATCACAGCCTGCATGGCAGCCAATGCCCACAATTTCATAACTGGTCTTCCCCAAGGATATGACACCGAGGTTAACAGAGTTTAAATATATACGCTCGCTCTTATTCTCATGAATGTGCTGGAAAATTCATTATAACTTGTGTTGGCAGGTTGGGGATAGAGGAACGCAACTTTCAGGGGGTCAGAAACAGCGTATAGCCCTTGCTCGAGCTGTGATCAAAGATCCTAAAATCCTTCTTCTTGATGAGGCCACAAGTGCCTTAGATCCCGAGTCTGAAGTTGTGGTTCAAAAGGCCATTGATAAGATATCTACGGGCAGAACCACAGTTATCATTGCTCATAGGCTGGCTACGGTCAAAAATGCCCACACTATAGTTGTACTTGACCATGGTTACGTGATTGAGATCGGTAATCATAATCAGCTCATGGAAAAATCTGGTGCCTATTTTGATCTTGTAAATCTTGCTTCACAAGGAATCTCACTTCCGGTTGTAAATCAAAATTTCCAGCAAAATAATGCAGATTTCTCGACTGGGAAAACCGAGGTTGATGCATCCAGAATCAAGGAAGTGAATGAAATATCAAAATCCAAGTACATGGCATCTATGCAAGACGATAAACAAGCAGATGAGAAAGGAAAAGACCAACAAAAATTGAGAAATTACCGACTTTTGGATGTCTGTAATTTGCAGAAGCCTGAGGGTGTTATGCTGATTATGGGTTTTCTTTTAGGTATGCTCGCAGGGGCAATTCTTTCCATCTTTCCACTGATTCTTGGGCAAGCTCTAAAAGTTTACTTTCTgaaaaatattcatgaattgaAAAGAGAAGTTGGTTACCTTTGCTTGGTGTTAGTTGGTCTGGGATTAGGATGTATACTAACCATGACAGGCCAACAAGGCTTTTGCGGTTGGGCTGGAACAAAGCTCACAAAAAGAGTCAGAAATTCGCTGTTCAAGGCTATACTAAGACAAGAGCCTGGGTGGTTTGATTTCAGTGAAAATTCAACTGGGATTCTCGTGTCAAGACTTTCGATTGACTGTATTAGTTTTCGAGCTGTTCTTGGTGATCGTATATCTGTCCTGTTAATGGGACTAAGTGCAGCAGGTGTTGGACTAGGCATATCATTTTATCTTCAATGGAGGTTAACTCTGTTGGCTGCTGCTCTCACACCGTTGACTCTCGGGGCTAGTTATTTGACCTTAATCATCAATATTGGGCCAAACTTAGACAACAATGCTTATGCCAAGGCCAGCACAATTGCATCAGGAGCTGTGTCAAATATTAGAACGGTGACCACTTTTGGAACACAGGAACAAATAGTTCAATCCTTTGATGAAGCTTTATCCAAGCCTAAGAAGATGTCGGTTGAAAAGTCACAAATGCTAGGTTTGGTTCTTGGCCTTACTCAAGGGGCCATGTATGGAGCTTACACCCTAACTCTATATTATGGAGCTTATCTTGTAAAGCAAGATATTACAAACTTTGGTGTGGTATACAAGATTttcttgatacttgttctaaGTTCATTTTCTGTTGGACAATTGGCTGGCCTGGCCCCAGATACTTCAGCTGCGGTAACTGCAATACCTGCCGTGTTTGATATTCTTAACCGAAACCCTGAAATAGTCAGTGATAAGAGGAGAGGAAAGAAGATCGAAAGATCAAAACCATTTGATATTGAGTTCAAGAAAGTGACATTTGCCTATCCATCTAGGCCAGGTGTGATTGTTTTAAGGCATTTCAGCCTTAAGATAAGAGGTGGCACAATGGTGGCATTGGTGGGAGGAAGTGGATCAGGAAAGTCGACAGTTGTATGGATGATACAACGGTTTTATGATCCAGTAAGGGGAAAAGTAGTGATGGGGGAAGTTGATTTGAGGGAGCTCGATTTGAAGTGGTTGAGAAGACAGATAGCATTAGTGGGTCAAGAACCATCACTCTTTTCAGGTAGCATTAGAGAGAACATTGCATTTGGCAATCCCAGTGCCACATGGGCTGAAATTGAAGCTGCTGCAAGAGAAGCTTATATTCACGAGTTCATTTGTAGCCTCCCTCAAGGCTACGAAACAGAGGTAACATAGCTCAAATTTCTTGCATGTTCAAGCTCCCACCGGCCCACACCTCAGTATTTTTTTGTTGGGGTCTGCGTTGCTTGCTAATAGTTTTATATTTTAACCATCTTTCGTCGTCCCTCATCAGCTTtcctctttttaaaaaaaaaaaaaaaaccaggtTGGTCAGAGTGGCGTGCAGTTATCAGGTGGACAAAAGCAAAGGATAGCTATAGCTAGAGCTATACTCAAGAAATCTAAGATTCTACTACTAGATGAAGCAAGCAGTGCACTAGATTTGGAATCTGAAAAACACGTTCAAAAAGCACTCAAGAAGGCATCCAGAAGAGCCACCACTGTCGTGGTGGCTCACCGTCTGTCGACTATAAGAGAAGCTGATTTCATTGCCGTTATGAGGGAAGGTGCGGTGGTAGAATAtggaagccatgacactcttatGTCTGCACATCTTGATGGGATCTATGCTAGTTTAGTTAGAGCAGAGACAGAAGCAATGGCCTTTGCTTGAGCTCTTCTAGTACATAATTTGCAATCTCCCATTCCATTTGGCCTAAAAAACTGTGCATGTCACCATTTTTTAACCATTTACCAGATTGATACATTTTCTTTTAACATGTAGCTTGGTCAAATAAAACTTTAGTCACAAATTTTAGTACTGTATTGGACACTTGGGAAAGTGCCCAGCTTTCAACTattttcagaattaaattcctcTAATATTTCTCAATAAAGgtaatttaaaaattgatttccaAATGAAATTAATATGAAACGGCAATTACATATGAGTTAGTAGTTACCAATCATCAAGCACGAAGTAAAATATATTATCAAAGAAAAATGCTGTGGAAATGATAGTAAAATATATTATCAAAGAAAAATGCTGTGGAAATGATGAGTTGGTTTGAGCAAGACAAAGACAACCCTTTTCCAATTGAACAAATTCTAACAGATTAGGACATTTTAATATCCTCACCTTCTCAAATAGTGCTTACCCTTCTTCCTCGAAAAGGAAATGTCAACCAGTGCAGGGAATTCCCATATTACCCACATTCACAAGCCAAGACTACTTCCATTGGCGAGCCCATTAATGTCATTTCAAAAAAAGACAGTCTTAACTTCAAATTAAAGTCAAGAGGAAGTTGGATGGTTACGTGCTTACCATGTAACTATTGCACATACAAGTGATTTTTCGTGGCTTCCACCACTGTTGCCGATCCCATTGGATTTCAGAATTCAGGTTATTTGCTTTTTCCATTTCTCTCTTTTAACGTGAAACCAAGGTTCTGTGTCTCACAAGCTTTTTTGGATTTGGTCTTTTGCATGCCATTCTATTGCAGGTGTGAATCATTAATTTATCAAGATTCTATGTGGTTAAAGTTGGAGCCTTCTACAAATTGTGCAAACAGAGAAATACGTTTAACTTTAGTCTTATCCCTTTATAGTGTCGGGTATGAATCTTGGTTTCTTAGGTAAAAGAAATGaatgaagaattttaattctggTTTGTTCTATGATTATGAAATTACAATTTACGGCAGGTATCAGGCTGCAATTTGAAgatcctttctttttttcttggtAGTATGTACTTGTTATCGAAATAGAGAAGCTTTAACCCCAACCAACATTTGAAATTTTGGCATCAGCCGTACCCCATCTGTGCTATTGAAGTGTTATAGGGTGTCATCTTAGCTATGTCTTGTCGTTCTTGTGATATGATAGAGTGGCGTTGTAGTCAGATAGGTTATTTCTCTTGCATTTAATTTTCTTTTGGCATTCGCAGTTAGTGATGATTTTCAAACGCTGAATTGAGATATTAGTAGTGATCTGAAACAGTTTTGCAGTTAACCGACCCGGCATTCAGTGAATAAAATCTTAAGTTTTTGAAACAGGGCAGAAATGGCATCCCTCGTGCCTGGAGTATTAGTTAAACTCCTTCAAAGTATTAACTCCAACTTAAAAGTTCGCGGTGAGTACAGGTCAATTCTTTTACAAGTAATCAGCATAGTTCCTGCTTTAACTGGATCAGAATTGTGGCCGGACCATGGGTTTTTCATTAAGGTCTCGGACTCTTCCCATTCAACTTATGTCTCCTTATCTAAGGACGACACTGATCTCATCTTAAACAACAAGTTACAACTTGGGCAATTCTTCTATGTCGAGAAAATGGAGGCTGGCACACCGGTTCCAACCTTAGTTGGTGTTAGACCAGTTCCAGGGAGACATCCATTTGTGGGAAATCCAAAGGATTTGATGCAATTGATGGAGTCACCCATTCAAGATGATCAAGAATGTGAGACTAATGTGAAGTTGGGTGATTTGGTGGAATCAAACGAAAAGAAGAAAATAGTGATCAAAGAGGAGAAAGGGGCTGTTGCATCTAGGTACATGCAGGGCATCTTAAAGCAAAAATCAGAAGATCAAAGCTGTGCAGTGAAAACCAATGAGAACGAGAATGGTGTAGCTGCAGGCAAAAAGGTTGGCACTTTCAAAGGGAAGCAACACGAGCTTAAAGGTCAGGTATGATTTTGATAACAGACGATCTTCCTTACCAAGTTCTTGAATCTATAAGTCCCTTGCTGAAAGCTTTCCTTGTTTGGGATGAATTTTATTGTTCTGTTGCAGAAACGGACATCAAGCCCTTCTCGCACTAGTCCTGATGTGTTGGCCCAGAGATTAGAAACAGATCCATTTGCCAGCAAGGTGGAGTCGACACCAGTAAAATCCCAAGCTGTTAAATGCAGTATCAAACAGGAAAACATGCATCTGAACAGTTTGCCGAATAGCAGTAACAAAAAGCAATCTTCTGAGGTAGTATCATGGTCTGATCTGCCAGCTGTTCTTCTTAAGCCGGGAAAGGTATATTTATTATCTTAATCGCCCTGAGGTGAGAAGTATCCCGTATGCAGTGTTTGTCATCAAGAACAGAAATATGCTTTTTGGTTTATACCTCTCATtgatcttcttttcttttttctttttcttttttttttttgcataagGGAATGCTAAAGAGGGGAAACTTAGCTTCTCTGGTAGCAGCGGAAGCACAAAA comes from Henckelia pumila isolate YLH828 chromosome 4, ASM3356847v2, whole genome shotgun sequence and encodes:
- the LOC140865715 gene encoding ABC transporter B family member 19-like; translated protein: MRRRRNQTRTATWQDQELSWQFEPTAGWLENSSNLGAAVFSPWSASTTARSHFFTTSANDYYLSHTLPNKLYHHNFYSSSNIDPLSLELQSHTNSSAQYNSRHATSTTTLPEEIPAGPLADEDYMSTTDYGNMDRQVRVIEAYRHLNQNQHPRWFSVSHDENAKNHDHSTAEENLKIADTSPYNNNTHFARPPDNQNYKVDSGSSFHEEEDDGEEEGTAVIPKSVGLFILFRYTTKFDLLLIFFGCVGAFINGGSLPWYSFLFGRFVNNLATGQDTISNHQMMKEVDKVCLFMTGLAAMVLVGAYLEITCWRMVGERSAHKIRTEYLRAVLRQEIGYFDTEISTSDIMHGISSDVAQIQEVMSEKMGHFVHHIFTFICGYIVGFLKSWKVSLVVFAVTPLMMLCGIAYKAIYGGLTIKEQASYRRAGSIAEQAISCIRTVISFVAEDTLTEKYANYLQRAMPLGAKLGFAKGVGVGVIYLVTYATWALAFWYGSILASKGQLSGGAAIACFFGVNVGGRGFALALSYFAQFSQGTVAAGRLFQVIDNIPAIDAYSPEGRTPTNNMRGKIEFRDVSFAYPSRPSLQILQSLNLVIPSAKTLALVGASGGGKSTVFALIERFYDPNQGFITLDGYDLRTLQVKWLRNQIGMVGQEPVLFATTIFENVMMGKENATKKEVITACMAANAHNFITGLPQGYDTEVGDRGTQLSGGQKQRIALARAVIKDPKILLLDEATSALDPESEVVVQKAIDKISTGRTTVIIAHRLATVKNAHTIVVLDHGYVIEIGNHNQLMEKSGAYFDLVNLASQGISLPVVNQNFQQNNADFSTGKTEVDASRIKEVNEISKSKYMASMQDDKQADEKGKDQQKLRNYRLLDVCNLQKPEGVMLIMGFLLGMLAGAILSIFPLILGQALKVYFLKNIHELKREVGYLCLVLVGLGLGCILTMTGQQGFCGWAGTKLTKRVRNSLFKAILRQEPGWFDFSENSTGILVSRLSIDCISFRAVLGDRISVLLMGLSAAGVGLGISFYLQWRLTLLAAALTPLTLGASYLTLIINIGPNLDNNAYAKASTIASGAVSNIRTVTTFGTQEQIVQSFDEALSKPKKMSVEKSQMLGLVLGLTQGAMYGAYTLTLYYGAYLVKQDITNFGVVYKIFLILVLSSFSVGQLAGLAPDTSAAVTAIPAVFDILNRNPEIVSDKRRGKKIERSKPFDIEFKKVTFAYPSRPGVIVLRHFSLKIRGGTMVALVGGSGSGKSTVVWMIQRFYDPVRGKVVMGEVDLRELDLKWLRRQIALVGQEPSLFSGSIRENIAFGNPSATWAEIEAAAREAYIHEFICSLPQGYETEVGQSGVQLSGGQKQRIAIARAILKKSKILLLDEASSALDLESEKHVQKALKKASRRATTVVVAHRLSTIREADFIAVMREGAVVEYGSHDTLMSAHLDGIYASLVRAETEAMAFA
- the LOC140864544 gene encoding uncharacterized protein isoform X3; protein product: MPFYCRAEMASLVPGVLVKLLQSINSNLKVRGEYRSILLQVISIVPALTGSELWPDHGFFIKVSDSSHSTYVSLSKDDTDLILNNKLQLGQFFYVEKMEAGTPVPTLVGVRPVPGRHPFVGNPKDLMQLMESPIQDDQECETNVKLGDLVESNEKKKIVIKEEKGAVASRYMQGILKQKSEDQSCAVKTNENENGVAAGKKVGTFKGKQHELKGQKRTSSPSRTSPDVLAQRLETDPFASKVESTPVKSQAVKCSIKQENMHLNSLPNSSNKKQSSEVVSWSDLPAVLLKPGKGMLKRGNLASLVAAEAQKEATTAANLVKCLSMFADLYTCASPDNPHLYLSKFFVLNQLIENSDVTIPTIDNWGIFQINSKMQEKDNPRKKAGSLHRRSMNKTPKPSLELTDADKLEWSKGYGPKEIVEFKKILSNEAKSWFLDFLENALEIGFQGSRREKKGKENAALLMEQNDHIALTLSQLKQANEWLDKLRSDLSSDQNELLETVDRLKQKVYDCLLVHVDSAALALESRINVFCACFDILVQVGNFHWSYSCE
- the LOC140864544 gene encoding uncharacterized protein isoform X1, which gives rise to MWLKLEPSTNCANREIRLTLVLSLYSVGYESWFLRAEMASLVPGVLVKLLQSINSNLKVRGEYRSILLQVISIVPALTGSELWPDHGFFIKVSDSSHSTYVSLSKDDTDLILNNKLQLGQFFYVEKMEAGTPVPTLVGVRPVPGRHPFVGNPKDLMQLMESPIQDDQECETNVKLGDLVESNEKKKIVIKEEKGAVASRYMQGILKQKSEDQSCAVKTNENENGVAAGKKVGTFKGKQHELKGQKRTSSPSRTSPDVLAQRLETDPFASKVESTPVKSQAVKCSIKQENMHLNSLPNSSNKKQSSEVVSWSDLPAVLLKPGKGMLKRGNLASLVAAEAQKEATTAANLVKCLSMFADLYTCASPDNPHLYLSKFFVLNQLIENSDVTIPTIDNWGIFQINSKMQEKDNPRKKAGSLHRRSMNKTPKPSLELTDADKLEWSKGYGPKEIVEFKKILSNEAKSWFLDFLENALEIGFQGSRREKKGKENAALLMEQNDHIALTLSQLKQANEWLDKLRSDLSSDQNELLETVDRLKQKVYDCLLVHVDSAALALESRINVFCACFDILVQVGNFHWSYSCE
- the LOC140864544 gene encoding uncharacterized protein isoform X2, whose product is MWLKLEPSTNCANREIRLTLVLSLYSVGAEMASLVPGVLVKLLQSINSNLKVRGEYRSILLQVISIVPALTGSELWPDHGFFIKVSDSSHSTYVSLSKDDTDLILNNKLQLGQFFYVEKMEAGTPVPTLVGVRPVPGRHPFVGNPKDLMQLMESPIQDDQECETNVKLGDLVESNEKKKIVIKEEKGAVASRYMQGILKQKSEDQSCAVKTNENENGVAAGKKVGTFKGKQHELKGQKRTSSPSRTSPDVLAQRLETDPFASKVESTPVKSQAVKCSIKQENMHLNSLPNSSNKKQSSEVVSWSDLPAVLLKPGKGMLKRGNLASLVAAEAQKEATTAANLVKCLSMFADLYTCASPDNPHLYLSKFFVLNQLIENSDVTIPTIDNWGIFQINSKMQEKDNPRKKAGSLHRRSMNKTPKPSLELTDADKLEWSKGYGPKEIVEFKKILSNEAKSWFLDFLENALEIGFQGSRREKKGKENAALLMEQNDHIALTLSQLKQANEWLDKLRSDLSSDQNELLETVDRLKQKVYDCLLVHVDSAALALESRINVFCACFDILVQVGNFHWSYSCE
- the LOC140864544 gene encoding uncharacterized protein isoform X4, which codes for MASLVPGVLVKLLQSINSNLKVRGEYRSILLQVISIVPALTGSELWPDHGFFIKVSDSSHSTYVSLSKDDTDLILNNKLQLGQFFYVEKMEAGTPVPTLVGVRPVPGRHPFVGNPKDLMQLMESPIQDDQECETNVKLGDLVESNEKKKIVIKEEKGAVASRYMQGILKQKSEDQSCAVKTNENENGVAAGKKVGTFKGKQHELKGQKRTSSPSRTSPDVLAQRLETDPFASKVESTPVKSQAVKCSIKQENMHLNSLPNSSNKKQSSEVVSWSDLPAVLLKPGKGMLKRGNLASLVAAEAQKEATTAANLVKCLSMFADLYTCASPDNPHLYLSKFFVLNQLIENSDVTIPTIDNWGIFQINSKMQEKDNPRKKAGSLHRRSMNKTPKPSLELTDADKLEWSKGYGPKEIVEFKKILSNEAKSWFLDFLENALEIGFQGSRREKKGKENAALLMEQNDHIALTLSQLKQANEWLDKLRSDLSSDQNELLETVDRLKQKVYDCLLVHVDSAALALESRINVFCACFDILVQVGNFHWSYSCE